The genomic window tgaaaagaaaaaagagaaaaaaaattatatcgGAGAGTCGCAGAAGCTTTCCATGGTACAGGAGATCGTCTTCTCGTGAGTCTTGACTGCCTGGAAGTTCGTTCGTCCTGTATGGCGTCCGTGAATCACATGTAGATTCACGGATTCTCCCCTAGAAAGTGCTAGTATGGCTTCGCCCGAGGCCAGGTTTGAAGTTCGCCACGGAAAATGGCATAATTCCCGGATCCGCACCCATGTTGTGGCCAATCCTTTCGAAGCCCTTCATGATGTCAAGGTCATGCGACTCGCTCGGCTCTTCTAGCAACTCCGTAGAGCAAAAGTCCTCAAACACAACGCTCGGGACCGCATTCTCGTCGTTAACATTTTCCAACGTGCTCAATGCAGGACCCATCTTAAGAGGAGATGCGGCAAGAATCCTGCTTGGAGATGATGGAAGGTCTGACATCTTCCTGCCTGGTGACTTGAGAGCAAAATATTTCGCAGGTGATAGTTTGCTTTTAAGAAGGGGGGCCGGGGCGAGCGATAATTGTTGGTTCGAGTGCGTCACATCTCCGAGGACTGCAGCGGGCTTTGGTCGTGGTATTCCTTGCCTCTTTGCTGGTCGCTTGAGCGGTGATGAGTCCATGATAGACCGCTTGCGTTTGACTGGAGATCCATCCTCAGCAATCGAGTAGAGACCACCTGGTGTTGCGTCTTGAAGGATGTAGAAGTCACCGCCGTATCCAGTGTTGAAATCGTAGCTGTCAGTATACACCGACTCATCAATATTATCGTTGGACGGCGTCGCCCATCCACAGTCACCAGCAAGGCCCATTACGCGTTTTAAAGGCGACTCAATCATCCTGGCCACATCCCTACGATGTTGCTGAAGCGTGGTGTTGGGAGAGACCGACGGTGGCGCCATCTGTGGTGGCGGAGCCAGTTTGTATGCGGGGGTCAGGGGTGGAAGCATCTGACCTTCACCAGCTAGTCTACGCACTGGCGACGAAGATTGAGGTCCAAATGCCGTGTTGTTGCGAGAGCGGCCCTTGGTAGGGCTAGGATCGAAGGATGAGCCACGTAGACGCCTAATCTCATCCTCTGCACGTCCGCCTTTCCGCTTGGTCCGTGATCTGTCGAGCCGATCAGTCTCAGACGCAAGGAGCGTTTGCTGTTGCGGTCGCAGGATGGAGGAGTCCAGAGAAGAGATGTATCCGCTATCATCCATCGAAGGCCGCTGCCTCCGATGTGACTTCAGCGTCGCTGAGTTGCGCCGCATCATGGAAGGTGGTGTATCGCCTTGGGGTTCAGAGTGCTTGGGTAGGGGTGGTGACGAGTTCATCTCGGCTGCGTTGGGAGAGAAGGAACCCAAATCCACGGTAGCATCCACTTCAGTAGTCTTCTCCTGGAGCTCCTCGGTCGGGGGAATAGTTGCGTCTGAAGAGAGATCTGGCTGCTGAGCGGAGTGCGATTGCGATTGGGTTGCTGTTTGGGTCTCTTCTGAAGCAGGCTCTGAACATGTCTGCGAAGGCAGCTTCGGTTCTGACTTGGGAAATTGAGGTAGTATCGGGTTTTCCATGACTGTCCCAATGATTGTCATGCCTTCCGGCGTCGATATGGACTTGCGGCCTGGCTTCTCCTTCATGTACACATGTTCCATGCCCGGCATGATGGCCCAGTAGCTTCCCTTTCCAGGATCATCCTTGGGTCGTTCGTGCTTGATGAAGTTTTTGTTCAAGCTGAGATTGTGACGGATGCTGTTCTGCCAACCATTGTCAGCGGCCTCGCGGTAGTGGCGATAGTTTGTTGTTATCCATTTGTAGATCTGAGCCAAGGTTAATCGGCGGTGCTGAGAGCGCAGGATAGCCATTCCAATCAGCATAGCATAGCTGTGACTAGGCTTGATTCCATCGTCGACGATTGGGGGGAATGATTCTGGGGGCGGAAGTGGTTGGTTTTCGAGTTTGGCGCGTTTTTGCGGGCGACTGTCTTTGATTGAAGGCGCCTCAAGCAGTCTTTTTCCATTCGCACTTGTTGGATAGTATTGCTCGATCATCATGTTCTGCGTTGGGTTATGCAGGAAGGGAACCCCAGCTATACCTGCATCTTTTACTGTAGCCATTCCAAGTTGGGCCGGGCTGTATTGATGAGCTAAGTTTGCCTGTTTCTGGGGCACAAAGTCGCTTCCGTGGGGCTGCATGTTTGGAGGCATGATATGCGGCGAATTCATCATGACTCCATTGGGTGCGTTTTTCAGTGGCGCCAGGGGAGCTGTCGGTCCTGAAGCCTTGAATGGCGACTGTCCAGGGTTCGTCTGCGGGATGTTCGAAATTCCTGGGTAAGAGAAGTTGTAGTTGCCATTGGGTTGTATGGATCGGGGAGGATCGGGCGTGGATGATGGCATCGGGGCATGGCTAATTGCTGGTAGGCCATTGGGATCAATGAGGTCCTGGTATGAACCAAAAACGTCAACATGTTGCGAATGTCCGCCGCCGAAGTTGGCGTAGTGATTGTAGCCGCTCATCGTAAGGCGGCGTGGGTGAGTGGTCGCCTATGTGCACCGATTACTGGCCGGTCAGACCAGGTTTGGCGACGCTTCGAGCGCGAAGGGTCGCGACTCTGTACTGTACAGGCTCGAGGCGCGTCAATATAATTCTGTCATCCGGTCATTTTGAGCACCAATGCTGCAGGAAACTAAAATAACGGATGATGACGTGACACGTCCATCTATCTGCGAACAAGGGAAGCACGACTTACCTGTTGTTTGGTTCTTGGCCACAGGGTCTCGAAGAAGGTAGTGAATTTCCAATGAAGCCTGTCTCGTGGAGCTCGAAGAATCCCATCTATGGGCGCGACGCCAAGTGTAGTAAGATGGAATGAATTGCCTCGACggacgatttttttttttgcgaacGCGGATTTCAATGGGGGGATAAAGTCACAAAGaccacaaaaaaacaaaaaacaaaaaacaaaaaaaaaaaaaaaaaaacagatagATAGTTTCGTCGACTAGTGATAagatgaaaagaaaaacgatGGTGAACAGATAGAATGCAGTAAGTAATGGGAGCAGCAAAGGATGAGAGCGAGGGGAAATGAGGGCGGAGGTCAGGTAGGTCGAGAAAGGGAGAAAAGTAAGCGGCAGTGGTGTGCAACCTTGGCTGCGAATGACTGAGACTATAGAACACGGGCCAGGTGCGGCTTGTCCAGAAGAGGAACAGGCTGTGTCTCTGACCTCGGATTGGTCGGCGGGAATTCCGAAGATCTTTGCGGTAGGATCGAtgatacaaaaaaaaggaaatagGAAAATAAGAATACTAAAAAGATAGGTAGGaggaaggtaggtaggtaggaggaaggtaggtaggtagttgagGTAGCTTAGCTTTGGTCAGGTAGATCGCGACGTAGGTAAAAATGGAAGGTAAGtcaggcaaggtaggtaaggtattaGGTAGTAGTCAAAATGCAAGGTAAGCAAATCAACTTTGGTGCCACTGCAAAAATAAGTTGACGGTCGCGGATAGAGAAAGACAGCCTAGTCTAGTAGCTTTAGGTGCATGCCAGATAACCTGGGGCCAGTTTCTGAAACACCTTCTAATGATACGATTGACCAGACCGTGCAAAATGGCACAACCTCGTGCAAAGTTACATCAAGTACCGAAGAAGTAGATATCCATGGATTGTCGGTATTTGTGGGAAAAAGAGGAGAATAAAAGGATGGGCGGAAGAATGAAAAAGGGTGGAAATGGGCAAAGGCGATTTGACGGGTTTGACGGGATGATGATGGCAATGGTGGGCCCTCTCCCTTTTCCCCTCTATGGAGCGCCTTCTATTAAACATTAAACCATGCTTTGACACCCAGGTTTTTtcctgtgtttttttttttttttttcacatacaaaaaaaaaaaggttctgTCTAGCATAGTGTCTCCTTCAGTACATACTCCGTACTTTTTCTTCACGCATGCCAATTCTTTCCTGGCGATTGCCAGCACATAACCCCCCCGGGGACCGTGCTCCGCCTGGACCCCCTGCTATCCCTTGTTACCTTCCTTGTTCGTGGGCCGGGCAAGTTGGTCTGCTGCAAGGTTGATAACCTTAGCTACGTTGCCTTGCCTTATAGTACCTCGACTAGGCACTGTAGGGTTGGGTCGCGAAACTCCATTCATCCAATCGAGCGAGGTTGGGACTGGAACTGGCATCAGGATGTGAACCTGCCTGGCCAAGCCCAGCCATATCGCGGGCGCATACGGGAGGGGCTGTGCGGAAGTTGACTTAAGTGGATCATCTATTCTGTGGTAAGACCTTCCCCCCTTTAGATTGCTTCGACTGGACTGGACTTGCTTGTTTCCCCGACTCGAGTTTGCACCAAGATTTCTCGAGAATCCTCggagaaaataaaaagaaaaaaaaggagaaaaaaaaagcaaacacGGGATTGCCTGAGGATCAGGCGTTATTCAATTTCTTAAATTCAGTAGTTCTGCCGAACCAGAACAGGGTGGCGGCAGATGGTCTTTGTTTGGGCCGCCGTGGGCTTGGAACATAATGATTGGTGTTGAGGCATCAATTTTTGATTGACGCGTCTTTTTCAGGCGCGTCAGACACAATTGAGGGCACGAATGAATGAATGGTCCTGACTAGGTGCCGAGGGAGGAAGACGTCACGACTCACAAGTCGAGGGCATCCATTCCACTCTCCACTATTTCGCTTATACCGGGCAGGCAGTGATAGATTAATTGGGTGTAGTTGCTCCACACTGACACGCTTCCCTGCTTCGCCTCCCGGCAGCCTGAAGTAATCTTCGACCTAATTGATCATCCTTACGCAGTGGCATATGTGGTTGAATACATTACAGTGAACCTTTACCCAACTCTGCTGGTGCATGGGAACTGCTGAAACTGTTGCCCAGTCTATATTGTCATGAGGGATTTTGGCAGCCGCTATCCATTCCTTGTTGGCGCTGTTCTCGATAAGAAACTTACCCTCGATCCCGTCAATATAGACAGAATCAATACAATGAATTTTTCCCTGTCGGGCCGCAGACTGAACTCCTTTGAGATccgatgaagaaaaaaagctgtTTCTTTTCAACCCTTCTTGAGCCTCAACTGCAGTGGGATTACGGCTTGTGCCAAAACAAAGCAGAGTTGGGACGGCAGTGGTGGTAGAGGTGAATGAGAGTAAAGCGAAAATAACGTTTGAGCCGCGCACTTTAAAGTAAGTTTGAAGTAGAAAAGAATGTAAGTACCCAACTGTTGGAAATAAGCCAATGTATTATAACGAACGAATGTTTAACTCTTGCGTCTGTGAAGTGCAAAAATTGACGTTTGGTTTGACCAAGAACAACAGCGCTTTATATGGAATGTTTCATAATCATGCCCAGGAACCAAGTACGGTAATACAGGAAGAAGTATATGTTTAGATTACAAGAACTAATAAAAAATcggcaagaaagaaaagaaaggaagaaaagaaaaagatacCGTGCCAAAAACTATGATACTAATATAACTCGGAAGATTCAAAAGCCCAAGATACGTGAGCGCAGATTACAGACTACATATAATTAAGTCCGGCAGGGAGGTACCGCGTTGATCTCGATCGAATTtattcttcctttttttggttttctctttttctaaaaaaaaaaaaaaaaaaaaatagatcGGATTTAAAATACAGTCCAACATGGCAGGGTTCTGCATGACATTTTCATAGGCAAATTATCGCGACAGACTCTCCCTCTGAACCATCCACCAAGTGAAAATGATTCGATTCGTCCAGTCAGGGGCAATATATTGCACCGGCCAGGTGGCATCGGTGATGCTGGACAGGTGCATGAACGCGGAGATGGACGTAGCATTCACGCGACCAAATGTATCCACTGCCGACATGTGCACATTGCTAACACCCAGATAGTTCTGGTCCACAAGTAACCCAAACCCAGAGCCCCCTGTCATAAATATCTTTGTACCTTTTTCACGCTCAATGCGCACAAAAGCCGTATGGCCTTGTGACTTGGAAACCAAGACTTCGACGTAAATGTGGATGTTATTAACACGGATTGCTAATAAAATACTACCATGGTTTTCGGCTATGCCAGACCGCCTTTCTCAAAGGCCAACAACCAACTCATGCTCAGTCCAAAACCCGACCGGCAACTGCGGCGGCACTCTTGTCTTTAGTTGTAGTTTTTCTAAGCGCTCTTCCAGCCTGGATTTCACCGAGGAACCCTGCTGGCCTGCCTCCTGCTGGAGTTGCAGCGGGTGCACTTGAGGAGCTCGCAGCTGGTGGTGgaggcggcggtggaggcGGGGCACTGGGTGCTCCTGTAGGAGGCATTGGTGGGGGAGGTGGCGGCGCGCCGGGTGCTCCCATAGATGGCATaggcggaggaggcggcggcggtgctggAGGTGCCGATGTAATCTCAGGGGCCGGAGACGGTGTGGAAGGCACTGTGggcgccgccgcagccggtACCGGCGGCGGCCCGGGTGGTGCAGGCGGAGGAGATGCCACCGTTGGGGGTGATGCGACTGCGGTCGGCGAAGAAACTGACTTGTTATCCGCAGCAGAtagaggacgaggagggccCATGGTGCCAAACAGTATGGACGCAAGCTGGGCAGCGCTGGTTCCACCTGGTCTGTCATCGTCCGAGTCATCTTCATCATCGTCCTTGTCAGAACCCCAGCCATCGTCCGTGTCCGCTCGCTTCCGTGATATCGGCGCCGGGGCTGCCGTTTGTGGTGCCGTCATGCGGTGGAACGGGTTGGTTGATGCCTCAGGCGCGGCCGGGGGCGGCGCAGGAGCCGGGGCTTCCTGCTGAGGCACCGGAGACACTGAAGCCTGCGGTGACACGGAGGTGGGTCCCTCGGAAGACTGTGACAGCATCCTAAAGTATGGGTTGCGGCTTTCCGTCTTGGGTTCTGCGACCTGTGGAGGAGGTGACGGCTTGCGCTCCAGCTCCTGgcttccaacggttggcgtCGATGCTTGAGGGGTAATTTGTGCCGGCTCGTCATCGTCCGAGGATGAGCCCTCCTCATTCATTGCTTCTAGTTGTCTTTGGAGCTCTTCTTCCCGCCGCTTGGCAGCCTCGATTTCCTGTCTCCGCGCGGCCAACTTGGCTTCCTTTTCCTTGGCTTCAGCAAGAGCTGCTTTCTTCCTGCGCTTTTCTTCCTCCTTCTTGAGTTTGCCCTGGCGAACCTGTTCCTCGAGTGCCTTCAAGCGGGCCTCGGCGGCACTGTTCTCCCTTGCCAACGCATCCTCCTCAGCTTTGGCCTTGGCTCTGCAGCTATTGTTAGTATGGTGAGATACATGTGTAGAAATACAAAGACAAGGCACAATAACACTTACTCCATCTCGCGCATCTGGCGTTGCTGCTCTTCCTGTTCTTGTGCCAGTCTTTCTTCCTCTGCCTTCTTAGCAGCAGTTTCCCGGTCAGGCGCTGCCTTACGGCTtggaggaggcggcggcggtttgGCCTCAGTCTTCGGCGCGGATGCTGCCGGCTGTGGCGGTCCTTGCTCCTCCGCAAGCCTTGCTTGTCTCTCCGCTTCGCGGCGAGCATCTTCTTCCTCGGCCTGTCGAAGTTTGGCCGCGCGCTCGGATCGTTCGCGCTCCATACGTTGCGCTGGCGTCTCCCCGCCCTTGACTGGGGCCTTGATGCCAAGAGCTGCTAGCCTCTCGGCCATGCGCTGCTCGGCTTGCTGCTTGATAAAAGCTGCCCTTTCTTCTGGGGTCTTGTACGAAGAATAGGAGCCTCCAGCGGAGGAAGCAGATGTTGGAGTGCCGGTCCGAGCAGCCGGAGCAGATGGACTTTCGTGTCTAGGAGCAGAAGCAGGCTCGGACCGCGGTGGGTCGCTGGTAGGTCCGGAGCGGTCTGCACGACGATCTTGGGCTCTAACTCGCTTCGATCGGCTAGATCGCTGCAAATCGAAAATGAAGTCGCGAATCTCATCCTCAACCCCGAGAGCATCCTCCCATCTACGTCGTTCGTGCTCATTATCTGCGGTCTGGCCACCGGCTTGAAGGCTGTCCTCAATGCTTCGGGCAAACTCTTGAACACTCTCTTCCACGTCTCTGACCATACGCTCGTTGTTCTCCTTCTCGGTTCTTGCCTGAATACTCTCCTCTTCCAGTCGCTTGGGTGCATCCGTATCCTCACTGCTGATGTCGATTTTCTTTCCAGTCAAAGCCGCTGTGCGTTGTTGCATCATCGCCTTGGCTCTAGCTTTGAGCCTGTCAGACTCCGTGACAGCGCCTCCGGGACCAGTGCCAACAATTGCTGGTGCGCTAGACGGATGGGCCTTGGCGTCTTTGAGCCTGAAAAGTTCCAGGCGAGCCTCGAATATAGCCTTCTCGGTCTTCCTCACCTGTGATGCAAGGTCTGGAATTGAGTCTTTCAAGTTCTGCAACTGTCGCTTCAGAGCACGTCTCTCTGCATCGGAGTCGCCACTCGGGAGAGGTGCATCAGGGTGTGAATCGATGTCCTCCTGGATTCTTCTGATGCGCCGGTAAAGatcctcggcctccttgcGGTCTCTACGATCAAGCACATCATCCTCTTCGAATGACTTCTCGTCTTTGAAGTCCATGGCGTCAAGTAGGACCTGCTTTTCCTTGATCTTTTTCCTCAACTGTTCAATGCTCAGATCTTCGTTTGAGGCTACAGAAGAAGGAGAGTCGGGTCGTGGCGATCCATTTCCGATCCTACGACGGGCGCTGGACTTGTACCCGACAGCATCATCATCGTTCTTAAAAACGGTGGCATCTTTGCGCGAGCCAGTTGGAACACCACCTTGGCCCCGGAACGAGTGAGTCTTGAGATAACTGACTCCTGTCTTTTGGGGCAAGAGTGCAGCCCCTGAGTTCTTACGGAAATCAGACTCTTGGTTCAGCATGTTCTTCATAGTCCCGATGGCCTCGTTGAAGTTGCGTGTGGACGGCGGCACCAGCTCCGGAGGCAAGCTGTTGGGCAGAGGGTAGCCGTTTAGCTTTCGGTAAATCAAATGCATTGCAACCGCAAACTCGTCCAGATTAAGACGTCCTTTGTTTCCGTGATCTGCCAAAGTCCAGACTCGCTCAAGATCGGGCTTTTCGAGTCCACTCTGCCCAAAGATCTCAATCGCTTGGCTACCGGCAATGTAGCCCTTGTTCATGCCGTCCCAAGCCTTGAACAACGCATCGTAGCGGGTCTTCTCATCTTTGGTAATTGCCCACGGAATTACAGCGTTACCCTGAAGGCCGGCAGTCGTGAAGCTTCCTTGCTCCCGTCCCTGCTGAGGCATCATGCGGGCGTGTAGGGCATCGATATTTGGTAGACCAGTCGAGGGGGTGTTGACCAAACCCCATTGCCCGGGCCTTCCGGTTGGTTGTGCGTTGAGTGGCGCCGCCATAGCCCCCATTCCACCAGCTCCCAGCCCGGTGGGCATTGGAGGCATGGGCGGTCGGGGGCCGGTGTAACCAGTGGGCTGCGGGTTTTGCATACCCGGATAGCCTGTTTGCTGCGGCTGTAAACCGCCTCCGTTCGCCTGTGCCATAAAGCCTTGTTGAGCCCCAGGGAATCCAGTCATTTGTGCCTGAAGCAACTGGGAATTCGATGGTTGAGGCTGGGGGTGCTGGATGGTAGGTGGCGTTGCCGTGTTTTGTCGAACGGTGAAGTCAGGAGCGTTGGTAGCCGAGCTGGCATTGGCGCTGTCTTCGGCGATGCTGAAGTTGATGATATCCACCATGCTGGACACCTCGTTCTTTATGTTCTCAGGGAGCGAAGAGGGTAGGGACTTGCCATTCATCTTGAGGTTGCAAAGATACATGGCCAGGGCGAACTCGGGGAAGTGAAGCTGCCCCGAGCGGGTTGTGTCTGCCAACGTCCTGTTGTTACAAATTTGCCACGTTAGTCACATGTTATTCTGGCCTAATCAATCCCCAGTGGATAGTAAAAACAATTAGGAATCACTTACCAGATCTGGGATAAGTATTCTCCATCAAGGCGAGACCTCATCAGGATGTCTCGTGCCTTTTCACCAGACATGGTTGTCTGTCCATCACCAACCGCAGATTTGAACAAAGTCTCAAACTTGGCTTGGTCTTGGGCGGTGATGAAGGATAATCTGATGTTGGGAATCTTGGTTCCCTTGCTAGCTTGTGCTGGCTTGGGGGCAGACTGCCCGCCGGTCTGGAAAGAGGCTGCCATTTGACTGAAGCCGGTGGGCTGGGGCTTCATTGCTGCTGCGGGTGCTGAGGGTGTTTGCAAGCTCG from Pyricularia oryzae 70-15 chromosome 4, whole genome shotgun sequence includes these protein-coding regions:
- a CDS encoding actin cytoskeleton-regulatory complex protein PAN1; this encodes MYSNSNSFLGGGNSMRPGPQQYGSSFNAGSGQQQQQQQQQQQPPQQSPFAAQQTGFAQVPLQHQYTGYPAMQQPMQTGQIQPQYTGFPGHQQGFQGSAPPMPAIPQQFQHQFQHQQQQQQPPPQPQQSASFLSSQPTTSSSLQTPSAPAAAMKPQPTGFSQMAASFQTGGQSAPKPAQASKGTKIPNIRLSFITAQDQAKFETLFKSAVGDGQTTMSGEKARDILMRSRLDGEYLSQIWTLADTTRSGQLHFPEFALAMYLCNLKMNGKSLPSSLPENIKNEVSSMVDIINFSIAEDSANASSATNAPDFTVRQNTATPPTIQHPQPQPSNSQLLQAQMTGFPGAQQGFMAQANGGGLQPQQTGYPGMQNPQPTGYTGPRPPMPPMPTGLGAGGMGAMAAPLNAQPTGRPGQWGLVNTPSTGLPNIDALHARMMPQQGREQGSFTTAGLQGNAVIPWAITKDEKTRYDALFKAWDGMNKGYIAGSQAIEIFGQSGLEKPDLERVWTLADHGNKGRLNLDEFAVAMHLIYRKLNGYPLPNSLPPELVPPSTRNFNEAIGTMKNMLNQESDFRKNSGAALLPQKTGVSYLKTHSFRGQGGVPTGSRKDATVFKNDDDAVGYKSSARRRIGNGSPRPDSPSSVASNEDLSIEQLRKKIKEKQVLLDAMDFKDEKSFEEDDVLDRRDRKEAEDLYRRIRRIQEDIDSHPDAPLPSGDSDAERRALKRQLQNLKDSIPDLASQVRKTEKAIFEARLELFRLKDAKAHPSSAPAIVGTGPGGAVTESDRLKARAKAMMQQRTAALTGKKIDISSEDTDAPKRLEEESIQARTEKENNERMVRDVEESVQEFARSIEDSLQAGGQTADNEHERRRWEDALGVEDEIRDFIFDLQRSSRSKRVRAQDRRADRSGPTSDPPRSEPASAPRHESPSAPAARTGTPTSASSAGGSYSSYKTPEERAAFIKQQAEQRMAERLAALGIKAPVKGGETPAQRMERERSERAAKLRQAEEEDARREAERQARLAEEQGPPQPAASAPKTEAKPPPPPPSRKAAPDRETAAKKAEEERLAQEQEEQQRQMREMEAKAKAEEDALARENSAAEARLKALEEQVRQGKLKKEEEKRRKKAALAEAKEKEAKLAARRQEIEAAKRREEELQRQLEAMNEEGSSSDDDEPAQITPQASTPTVGSQELERKPSPPPQVAEPKTESRNPYFRMLSQSSEGPTSVSPQASVSPVPQQEAPAPAPPPAAPEASTNPFHRMTAPQTAAPAPISRKRADTDDGWGSDKDDDEDDSDDDRPGGTSAAQLASILFGTMGPPRPLSAADNKSVSSPTAVASPPTVASPPPAPPGPPPVPAAAAPTVPSTPSPAPEITSAPPAPPPPPPPMPSMGAPGAPPPPPPMPPTGAPSAPPPPPPPPPAASSSSAPAATPAGGRPAGFLGEIQAGRALRKTTTKDKSAAAVAGRVLD
- a CDS encoding forkhead transcription factor G; the encoded protein is MSGYNHYANFGGGHSQHVDVFGSYQDLIDPNGLPAISHAPMPSSTPDPPRSIQPNGNYNFSYPGISNIPQTNPGQSPFKASGPTAPLAPLKNAPNGVMMNSPHIMPPNMQPHGSDFVPQKQANLAHQYSPAQLGMATVKDAGIAGVPFLHNPTQNMMIEQYYPTSANGKRLLEAPSIKDSRPQKRAKLENQPLPPPESFPPIVDDGIKPSHSYAMLIGMAILRSQHRRLTLAQIYKWITTNYRHYREAADNGWQNSIRHNLSLNKNFIKHERPKDDPGKGSYWAIMPGMEHVYMKEKPGRKSISTPEGMTIIGTVMENPILPQFPKSEPKLPSQTCSEPASEETQTATQSQSHSAQQPDLSSDATIPPTEELQEKTTEVDATVDLGSFSPNAAEMNSSPPLPKHSEPQGDTPPSMMRRNSATLKSHRRQRPSMDDSGYISSLDSSILRPQQQTLLASETDRLDRSRTKRKGGRAEDEIRRLRGSSFDPSPTKGRSRNNTAFGPQSSSPVRRLAGEGQMLPPLTPAYKLAPPPQMAPPSVSPNTTLQQHRRDVARMIESPLKRVMGLAGDCGWATPSNDNIDESVYTDSYDFNTGYGGDFYILQDATPGGLYSIAEDGSPVKRKRSIMDSSPLKRPAKRQGIPRPKPAAVLGDVTHSNQQLSLAPAPLLKSKLSPAKYFALKSPGRKMSDLPSSPSRILAASPLKMGPALSTLENVNDENAVPSVVFEDFCSTELLEEPSESHDLDIMKGFERIGHNMGADPGIMPFSVANFKPGLGRSHTSTF